TACGGGCTCGGGGAAACCGTGGTGCAGGGGTCGGTGAATCCCGATGAATACCTGATCTTCAAGCCCACCCTGGAGCAGGGCTACGCGCCGATCGTGCAGCGGCGCTGCGGCAGCAAGGCGATCCGCATGGTCTACGCCGACGCCGCGGCCCCGACCGGGGACGGAGCGGTGAGCTGGGCCCATGAACCGGGCCAGGCGAGCACCCGCACCCTGTCCGTGCCGGCGGAGGAGCGGCGCCGCTTCGCCATCAGCGACGCCGAGGCCCTGCAGCTGGCCCGCTGGGCCTGCGCCATCGAGCGGCACTACAGCCAGCGGCGGGGCACGCCCACGCCGATGGACATCGAGTGGGCCAAGGACGGCAACACCGGCGAGCTGTTCATCCTCCAGGCCCGGCCCGAAACGGTGGAGTCGCGGCGCAGCGGCACCGTGCTGCGGCGCTGGTCGCTGGCTGCCCACAACGCCGAGCTGCTGGCCCGGGGAAGGGCGATCGGGGCCTCGGTGAGCAGCGGCCCGGCGCGGCTGATCCGGGATCCCGGCGAGATCCAGCGCTTCCGCCAGGGCGACCTGCTGGTGACCGAGCGCACCGACCCCGACTGGGAGCCGATCCTCAAGCGGGCCAGCGGCGTGATCACCAACCAGGGCGGCCGCACCTGCCACGCCGCGATCATCGCCCGTGAGATGGGGATCACGGCGATCGTGGGCACGGGCGACGCCACCCAGCGGATCCCCGATGGCACGCTGATCACGGCCAGCTGCTGCGAGGGGGACGAGGGCAAGGTGTACCGCGGAGCCGTGCCGTTCACGGTGGAGGAGCAGGACCTGGGCAACCTGCCCCCCACCCGCACCCGGATCCTGATGAACGTGGGCAACCCGGAGGAGGCCTTCAAGCTGGCGGCCATCCCCTGCGACGGCGTGGGCCTGGCCCGGCTGGAGTTCATCATCGCCAACCACATCAAGGTGCACCCGCTGGCCCTGCTGCAACCCGAGCGGGTGACCGAGGCGGCCGAACGGCAGGCGATCGCCGAGCTCACGGCCGGCTACGGGCAGCCCACCGACTACTACGTGGACCTGCTGGCCCAGGGCATGGGCCGGATCGCCGCCGCCTTCCACCCCCGGCCTGTGATCCTGCGCTTCTCCGATTTCAAGAGCAACGAGTACGCCCGCCTGCTGGGGGGCGGGGTGTTCGAGCCCAGGGAGGAGAACCCGATGCTGGGCTGGCGCGGTGCCTCCCGCTACTACGCCCCGGCCTTCCGCGAGGCCTTCGCTCTCGAGTGCCAGGCGCTGCGGCGGGTGCGGGAGGTGATGGGCCTGGACAACGTGATCCCGATGGTGCCGTTCTGCCGCACCCCGGAGGAGGGCGACCGGGTGCTTGCGGAAATGGCCCGCCATGGGCTCGAGCGCGGCCGCAACGGCCTGGAGGTGTACGTGATGTGCGAGCTGCCCAGCAACGTGATCGCCGCCGAGGCCTTCGCCGAGCGCTTCGATGGCTTCTCGATCGGCTCCAACGACCTCACCCAGCTGACATTGGGCCTGGATCGCGATTCCGCCCTGGTGGCCGACCTCTTCGATGAGCGGCAGGCGGCGGTGAAGACCATGATCCAGATGGCGATCCGCACCGCCCGCCGCTGCGGCCGCAAGATCGGCATCTGCGGCCAGGCCCCCAGCGACCACCCGGACTTCTCCGCCTTCCTCGTGGCCGAGGGGATCGACTCGATCAGCCTCAATCCCGACGCCGTGCTGCAGACGCGCCTCTCGGTGGCGGCCATCGAAACGGAGCTCGGTGGCGGCGCCGGCGGGCCGGGAAGGTCAGAGGCCGGGAGCTGAAGGCCGCTCCCCGGGAGCCGGGGGGGGACCCTCCAGATGCACCCGCAGCGGCGGCGCCTGCACCAGGTGGAAGGTGGAGGAGGCGATCTGCACCCGGTCGCCAGAAGCCTCGAAGGCCTCCAGGATGCGCTGGTAGAGATGGTCCTTGGTGGAGCGGCGGCTCTTCACATCCACCACGTAGCGGAGGGTGAACTCCATCCAGTTGTCGGTGAGCACCAGGGTCACTTGGGGTTCCACGCCGGCGTTCTCGAGCAGATACTTCTGCAGCATCTGGCGCCAGGCCGAGCGCACCGTGGCCGTGAACTGCTCGGTGGCGATCTCGGCACCGATCTCCTCGAGGATGCGGCGGGCCAGGCGGTGGTCGCCGCCGTAGGTCACCGGGATGCGCAGCTCGTCCCAGAGGAAGGGGAAGTCGCCGGAGTAGTTGAACACCGGCGACTTGAACACGAAGCTGTTGGCGATGCGCACGATGCGGCCGCTGTAGAGATCGGAGTTCACCCACTCCCCCAGCTCCATCAAGGTGGTGCGCAGGATGCCGATGTCGATCACATCGCCCTTGATCCCGCCGAGCTGCACCCGGTCCCCCGGGGCGTAGAAGCCACCGAAGGAGATGGCGATCCAGCCCGCCACGCTGCCGATCACCTCCTGGAGGGCGAAGGCGATGCCGGCGCCGGCGACGCCGATCGCCACCGTGAGACCGCCGAGGCGGTCCTTGAAGATGACGGTGATGCCCACCAGGGCCAGGAAATAGCCGCTCAGGGCCACCAGCTTGCGGGCGTAGTAGCGCGTGTCGTTGTCGCGCAGGTAGCGGGTGAGGGAGGCCTGGCTGATCCGGATCAGCAGGGTGACCGCCAGCAGCACCAGGCCCGCCGCCATGAACTTGGCCAGCAGCGGATCACTGGTCCAGGCGGGGGCCGTGGCGGGGGAAGGGGAAGCGGCCATGGGAGGGGGGTCGCCGGATGTCAGCCGGATCCGGCGAGCTGGTAGGGCTCACCGGGCACCGGGTCGATGAGGCGATGGGGGCCCGCCCCGGCCGACAGGAGCGCCGCCTCCTCGGCACTGCCCTGCTGCCACAGGGCCCGGGTGAGCAGCCCTTCGAAGCGCCCATCCCCACCGGCGGTGCTGGCCAGCACGGTGGCGGGCCTGAAGCGCTCCAGCAGCGACGGCAGCACCTGCCGGCCCCGCACGAACGCACCGGCCAGGGGCAGGCCCAGGTCCACCACGGGGGTGATCACCGCATCCAGCGGCTCGGCGGGGAGGCTGGGGTCGAGAAAGCCGTGGGGCTCGAGATAGAGGCTGCCGGCCGGGTGGTCGAGGCGGTAGCCGTTCTCCACCTGGGGCACGGGGGCGCCGGCGGTAGCCCGGATCCGCAGATCGCCCAGGCTGTGGCTGTCACCCGGTGCCAGGGCCGTGACGTGACGGAACCCCAGCTCGCCCACGCGGCGGGCCGCCGTCGGTGAAGCCACCACCGGCAGGTGCCGATCCAGCAGCGCCAGGCTGGGGGGATGGCAGTGGTCGGCCAGGCCCTGGGTGAGCAGCAGCAGGTCCAGCCCTTCCGGAACGGGCCAGGGGCGGGGCAGCTGGCCCCGGAAGAACCAGGGGCCGGGGGGAAACTCCAGGGCGCCGGTGAGCCACGGATCCACCAGCACCCTCAGCTGGTCGAACTGCAGCAGCCAGCCGTTCGCTCCGTAGTAGGTGGCCTGCAAGCCGAGCGGCATGGGGAGAGCGAAATGGGGGGGAACCGGGCGGGGAACTCTGCGGGCAGCTGGATCGGACCACACCCGTCCAGACCCTAGAGCGGTTGCAGACGCAGCGGCCGCGCGGTGGGCACCACGATGGCGCCCAGATGCCACAGCTGCACGGCATGGGCCCCGCAGCGCAGCACCGACAGCACCGCGAGGGCGACGCAGAGGGGGCAGTGGGCGAGTCCCATGGCGACGAGGCGGGTGACGGAGACAGGTGGGGGGAGCTGGTGAGGACTCCTGCCTTCCCACCATGGCGGCGCCGGGGAGCCGGCGACGCGATTGCAACGGAACCGCCGCGATCTACAACGGATAGGTCGGACCGGACCCCACGTGCTGCGGCTGAGTGAACTGAAGCTGCCGCTGGACCACAGCGAGGCGGATCTGCCGGCGGCCATCTGCCGGCGACTGCGCATCGCTCCCCAGCAGCTGCGCGAGCACAGGCTGGTGAAGCGCAGCGTCGATGCCCGCCGGGGGCAGCCGATCCGGCTCGTCTACAGCCTCGATCTGGTGCTGGATGTCTCCAGCCGCGAGGAGGAGCGCCTGCTGCGCCGGTTCAGCGGCGACCCCCACCTGCGGCCCAGTCCCGACACCACCTACCGGTTCGTCGTTCCGCCTGCGGTGGAGGGCGAGGTCGGCCGGCGGCGGCCGGTGGTGGTCGGGGCCGGACCCTGCGGCTACTTCGCCGCCCTGCTGCTGGCCCAGATGGGGCTGCGGCCGCTGCTGCTGGAGCGCGGCCAGGCCGTGAAGCGCCGCACCGCCGACACCTTCGGGTTCTGGAAGGGGCAGCTCCCCTTCAACCCCGAATCCAATGCCCAGTTCGGCGAGGGCGGTGCCGGCACCTTCTCCGACGGCAAGCTCTACAGCCAGGTGAGCGAACCGAAGCGCTACGTGCGCAAGGTGCTGGAGGAGCTGGTGGCGGCCGGAGCCAATGCGGACATCCTCACCCTGCACCGTCCCCACATCGGCACCTTCAAGCTGGCCACGGTGGTGCGGGGGCTGCGCCGCCGCATCGAGGAACTCGGGGGCGAGGTGTGGTTCGAGAGCCGGGTGGATGAGCTGATCTGCCGGGCCACCGACCGGCAGGTGGAGGCGGTGGTGCTGGCCGATGGGCGCCGCATCGCCACCGACCACGTGGTGCTGGCGGTGGGGCACAGCGCCCGCGACACCTTCGCCATGGTGCAGCGGGCGGGGGTGGCGATGGAGGCCAAACCCTTCGCCATCGGCCTGCGGATCGAGCACCCCCAGCTCCTGATCGACCGGGCCCGCTGGGGGGAGGCGGCGGGCCACCCGCGCCTGGGACCCGCCGAATACAAGCTCGTGCACCACTGCACGGGAGCCGGACTGGAGGGCCGCAGCGTCTACAGCTTCTGCATGTGCCCCGGAGGCCTGGTGGTGGGAGCCACCTCCGAGCCCGGCGCCGTGGTGACCAACGGCATGAGCCAGCACTCGCGCAACGAGCGCAACGCCAACAGCGCCCTGGTGGTCAACGTGGCGCTGGATGACCTCAGGCCCTACGGCCAGGGTGCCGACGACCCCCTGGCCGGTGTGGCCTTCCAGCGCCACTGGGAAGCCCGGGCGTTCGCCGGCGGTGGCGGCAGCTACCGGGCACCGGCCCAGACCGTTGGAGACTTCCTGGCGGGCAAAAGCCGGTGTGGCCCCGTTGCCGCATCGGCGGGCGTGCTGCCCTCTTACCAGCCGGGAGTGTGCTGGGCTGATCTGAGCGCGTGTCTGCCCGCCCCCGTGGTGGCTGCCCTACGGGAGGCCCTGCCGGCGTTCGAGCGCCGTATTCCGGGCTTCACGACGGCGGAGGCGCTGCTCACGGGCGTCGAGACACGCACGTCGTCTCCCGTGCGGATGCCGCGACACGCCACCAGCCTGGAGAGCCTCAACACGCCAGGGCTCTACCCAGGCGGCGAGGGAGCCGGCTATGCCGGCGGCATCCTCTCGGCGGCCATCGATGGCATCAAACTGGCGGAACAGGTGGCCCTGGCGCTGCAGTCTGGGCCTTCCCGCCCTTGAGCCAAGCCTCGCGCAGCCCCCGTCTCACTCGTCCTCCTCCTCCGAACCGAGCGGCATCAGGCGGATCTGCTTGCGGCCCAGCTTGATCTCGAACTCATCGCCGGGCTTGAGGCCGAGCAGGTCGGTGTAGGCCCGCCCCACCATCAGATTGCCGTTGAACTGCACCTTGGTGGAGAAGCTGAGCTTGCGGCCCCCCTTACCGGTGGATGGGGAGCTGCTGAATTCCACCCCTTTGGCACTGAGCAGGGCCTCGTAGAAAGCCGTGAAATTCAGTCGTTCCGAGCCGTCCTTCTTGGTGGAGACATACCCGCAGGCCCTGACAAGATCCGATTTGCCAACGTCGCCAAGCTCCTTGACTTTATTGAGAAGATCGGTTCCGGTCAGCATAGTAATGCGTATGCACTGCCTGCATTATTACCATCCAAACAACGCTTTAGCAAGGTCGTCAACACAATCATGAGGCTGCAGGTTGTCTGGTTCAGACGCGATCTTCGGCTGGGAGATCACCCTGCACTGCATCAGGCGGCTTCGGAAGGCGCGGTTCTTCCCCTGTTCATCCTGGATCCGGCGCTGTTGCAGCACCCGGAAACCGGCGTCGCCAGAGTGGGAGTGCTGCTCGACAGCCTCGCGGCCCTCGAGCGGGATCTGCAACGGCTTCAGTCGCGGCTGCTGGTGCGCTGGGGCGAGCCCGCCGCCAGCCTGCTGGCCGTGGTACGGGCCTACGGGGCCGATGGTGTGATCGCCCATGTGGACAGTGAGCGCATCGTCGGACGGGTGCGGGATGCCCGGGTGCAACGCCACCTGGAGGAGGCGGGGGTGCCCCTGCGCTGGGTCGAACCCCCGGGGGGGCTCGAGGCCCTGGTGCCCTACCCCGCCTACCGGCGGTTCTGGCATGGGGCGATGGCGGCCGAACCCCTGCCCCCGCCGCCAAGGCTGGCCACTCCCCCACCCCGGGCCGAGGAGCCCCGCTCAGCCGTACCGACCCTGGAGGCGCTCGGGCTGGTCGAGGACGGCAAGCCCCGCCCCCCAGCGGGCAGCGCGGCGGCCCTGCAACGGCTGCAGGCGTTCTGCCGGCAGGAGGTCGCGTCCCGCTACTACTGGCAGCTCAGCTACCCCGCGGCCCGCGCCAGCTCCGGCCTCAGCCCCTACCTGAAGTTCGGCGTGGTCACCCATCGCCAGTGCCTGCACGCGATTGCCCCGCTGCGCCACGGCGACACCGGCCGGCAGCGCAGCTGGCGCCAGCTGGTGAGCCGCCTGCGCTGGGGTGCCGGCATGGCCCAGCGCTTTCGCTACCTGCCCCAGCTGGAGCTGGAACCCCTGTGGCGCTGCCACCGCCACGATGCCGCGCTGACCGGGGCCCAGGAGGAGATGTACCGGCGCTGGCAGGAGGGGAGCACGGGCTTCCCGATCGTCGATGCCGCATCCCGCTGCCTGCTGGCCACGGGCGGCTGGCGCGACCTCAACTTCCGCAGCCGCGCCATCCACGCCAGCTTCCTCACCAACCTCTGCGGCATCGACTGGCGCTACGGCGCCCTGCACTACATGCGACACCTGCTGGACGGTGATTGCCCGATCGACCACTACCAATGGGCCATGCAGGCCGGGGTGACGGTGGGCGGAACCGGGGGGTGGACGCGGATCTACCACCCCGGGCAGGTGGCGGTGGACCGCTGCGATCCCCACGGCATGTTCATCCGCCGCTGGCTGCCCGAGCTGGCCGAACTCACCAATGATCAGCTGGGCATGCCTCCGGCCATGGCGGGCTATCCGCCACCCATGCTCGACTACGACACGGCCAGGCGCGCCCGTCTGCAGGCGCTCGAGGCGCGACGCCAGAGCTGGACCCGAGGCGGTTTCAGCCCGATGCCGGCCGACCTGACGCCCTTCGGGGCGGAGCGGTTCGCGGGGGGCGAGACGGACTGGTGCCGCAGCCACAGCCTGCTGCCTGTGCCCGTGGACATCGACAGCCTGGATCGGGAGGAGCTGAGGGCTCTGGAGAGCTGGTTCGTGATGGGCCGCACGCCGGGCGGCCAGCGCCGCCGCAACGGCAGCGCGGCGCAGCAGCTCAGCCTGTTCGGAGCGGGCTGAGCGGCAACCGGACTGGGCCGGGTGGGATCAAGTGCCCGCCCCGCCCTCGTCAGCCCTGGGACACGATCCCGCTCCACTGCACAGCCTTCACCTGGTCGCGGCGCCAGGAGTGGAACAGCTCCGGCTCCGCCGCCGTGCAGAGGGGACACGTGGCGATCTGCTCCGGCAGCAGTCCAAGCCGCTGCAGCTGGCCATGGGTGGCCGCACGGATGTCGAGCCGATCCCGCCCAGGCTCCGGGTCGCTCAGCAGGGCGCCGCAACCGCGCAGGGCGTCCAGGGCCTGCTCCGGCTCACTGGGGGATGGATCCAGGCCCAGGGCCACCTGTTGGCTCACCTCCCGGAGCACCTGGTAACGCTGGCCGCCGATGGCGGGGCCCATAGCGACACGCAGATCCTCCAGGCGGGTGCCCGCCTGCAGCAGCAGCTCCACAGCCGCCGGCACGATCCTGCCGGCCACGCCGCGCCAGCCGGCATGGCAGGCCGCCACCCGTCCGGAGGCCCCATCGGCCAGCAGCACGGGCGTGCAGTCGGCACCGCAGACCCAGAGGCTCTGGGCACCGGCGTCGCTGGCCAGGCCGTCCGCCTGGGGCCGCGGTTCAGCGGCCGCCTGGCTGGCCGGCAGCACGAGGGATCCGTGCACCTGCACGGTGCGGTGCACGGTGACGCCCGCGCTGAGGTAGCCGGCCAGCACACCCGGCAGCCTTCCCTGCCACTGGCGGCTGAAGAATCCGTGCTCGAAGTCGGCCAGCAGGTCGCACTGCAGGTAGTAACCGCCGTAGCACCCCACCCAGGTCCAACCCGGAAGGGCATTGAAACCGGCGTCGGGGCGATCGAACGGCGCCGCGACCGCCTCAGCCATCGGGCAGATCCCGCAGCAGCCAGAAGCCCTCGAACCGCTGGTCGCTCTCGCGGGCCTGCACGGCGATGAACTGCAACCCGCCCGCCCGCTCGCGGGCTTCGCCGAACGCCTGGCGGGCCGCCTCGGCTTCCGGCGCGGGCAGCGTGGCCAGCAGCCAGCGATCCTCCAGGCCCGCCTCCAGCACCAGCTGGCGCTCCACGATCTCCAGGCGCACGGGCTCCAGACCCGCCAGCCAGCCGGCCAACGCCAGGGCCCGGCTGGCGCTGAACAGGCGCAGACCCGGCACCGGCGCTTCCGGCTCAGCCCCCTCCGGCAGGGGCACCAGGCCGGCGAATCCGGTGTCCCAGTCCCGGGCCCCCGCCAGGGCGCTGACGGGCAGGGTGGCCCAGGCCCAGCTGTCGCCGCGGGCGGCTTCCGGCAGGGGCACCGGCACCGGCCGGATCGCCTGGGGAGGTGGTGCCAGCGGCCCTGCCATGTAGCCCTCCTCCTGGGGATACACCTCCCGTTCCCGCTGCTGGAGCCAGCTCACCAGGGCGTAGGTGCGGCGGCTTGGGATGAGCTCGAGACCGAGTCCTTCGGCCGCACGCTGCACCATCGTGCGCATGGAGGCACGCCAGCAGCGCAGCCTCCGGGGCGGCGCAAAGCCCTCGGCGGCCGCCTGCTCCTGGGCGAGCTGCAGCGATTCCCGCAGCCAGATGGAGTTCACGCTCGAGGCGGGACAGGCCCGCATCCAGCGGAACCCATCCGCCAGGAGGCGGCCGTCTGCGGCAACCGCCGGGGTGGAGCAGATCAACAGCTCCCAGCGCTTCTTGCCGTCGGGCTCGAGGATCGGCCTCGAGTAGAAGTCGAGCTCCCAGTCGGGGCCGACGCCCTGGATCACACCTGACGGCGCGGCAGAGCCGGTCTCACGCACCCCCGTCATCCGGCGTTCTGCTCCTGTTGCCGCAGCACGGACCGGGCCCGGTTGGCCCGGTCGGCGGCCTCGGCCATCACCCGATCCTTCTCCACCAGCAGTTCACCGGGCTGGCCCTCCAGCAGGGCCGTGTTCAGGGCGATGCGGCCCCTGCCGGGATCGAGATCGGTGATCAGGGCGCTCAACCGCTCGCCCTGGCTGAAGGCCTCACGCAGATCACGCAGTTCGGCGCCGGTGACGCAGCTGTGGTGGAGCAGTCCGCTGATGCCGCCGAGGTCAACGAAGAAGCCATAGGGCTTCACGGAGGCCACAACGCCCTCCACCAGCTGACCCACCTCCAGTTCCGCAAAGCGGGCGGCTGTGGCGGCCCGCTTCTCCGAGAGCACGAGCTTGCGGGTGTCGGGGTTCACCTCCAGGAAGGTGACCCCGAGGGTCTTGCCCACCAGGGCCTCGTGGTTGTCACCCTCCTGCAGCTGGGAGCGGGGGATGAAGCCCCGCAGGCCCTCGAGGTCACAGGTGACGCCACCGCGGTTGAAGCCATTCACCTTGACCTGCACCACCTTGCCCTCCTTCTCCAGGGCGCGCACCTTCTCCCAGCTCTGACGCAGGGCGAGGGCGCGGGCGCTCACGGTCACCATGCCGTCGGCGTTCTGCTCCCGGGTGACGAGCACCTCCACCCGGGCGCCCTTGGGGAAGCGCTCCTTGAGGTTGGTGATCACGCCCAGCCCGGCCTCCTTCTTGGGCATGAAGCCCGGCGCCTTGCCGCCGATGTCCACGTACACCCCGTCGCTCTCCAGGCCGATCACCTCGCCGGTGACCACCTCACCGGTGGTGCCGACGAAATCCTGCTCGTCGAGGGCGGCCAGGAAGGCCTGCTCGTCGAAGTCGAACTCATCCACGCTGCGGCTCACGCCCTGGCGGGGGGTGGGGGCGGGCCGTTTCTGGCCGGCGGCGGCATCCGGCCCCAGCAGGTCGGCCATGGTGAGGCCCTCCATGGCCCCCATGTCGAACAGGTCGTCATCGCTGCGGGGCTGGGGCCGCTGCGGCTCCCGCACCGGCTGCTGGGGGGCAGCGGCGGCTGGTGGCTGGGGCGCCACCGGCCCGGCTGCCGGGGCCTCCGAGGCGGACCCTTCAGCCGCGGGCTCGTCCTTCTTGATCATCAGCACCTGGGGAGGCTTGCGCTGGGGAGAGCCGGCCGGGGGTCGTGGCGCTCCCGGTGGCACAGGCCGGGTGGACGGGGCTGGCGGTTGATTGCCGGTTCCGGCCATCTGCGGTGGGGCTGACAGCATCACACTGTAGGGATCGGATTCTTCGCCGACCGAGCCACCCCAGCACCGCCCTCCGGGCGGGGAGTCCTCCGCCATGCCGCCCCAGCCCAAGACCCGCACCTACCCAGGGCAGCCGCGGGAGCTGATGGCCCTGCCCTGGCCCCAGGTGCAGGCCGCCGCCAGCCAGGCCGGCAGCACGGTGATCTGGCCGTGGGGTGCCCTCGAGCAGCACGGTCCCCAGCTGCCGCTGGGCACCGATGCCCTCTTCGCCGACCGGGTGGTGAATGCCGTGCTGGAGCGGCTGCCGCCCGAGCGGCCGATCTGGAGGCTGCCGCTGCAGAGCATCGGCTTCTCACCGGAGCACCAGGGGTTCTGCGGCACCCTCAGCCTCAGCGCCGGCCAGGTGGTGGATCTGGTGATGGCGGTGGGGGGGCAGCTGGCCGCGGCGGGCTTCAGCCGCCTCCTGCTGCTCAATGGCCATGGGGGTCAGATCGGTCTGCTGCAGGCCGCCGCCCGCCAGTTGCGGGCCTCGGCGCCGCAGATGGCGGTGCTGCCCTGCTTTCTCTGGAGCGGCCCGGAAGGGGTGGCCGCCCTGCTGCCCGAGGCTGAACGCCGGCATGGTCTCCATGCCGGCCTGGCGGAGACGAGCCTGATGCTGCACCTCGCCGCCGAGCTGGTGCTGCCGGAGCGACCGTGCGACGGCCTCAGCGCAGAACCCCCACCCCAGGGGTGGAGCCTGGAAGGAGCGGCCCCGTGCGCCTGGCTCAGCTCGGATCTGAGCGCCAGCGGGGTGATCGGCGACAGTGCCGGGGCGAGCGCCGAGCTGGGCGCCGAGCTGTTCGAACGGCTGGTGGACGGCTGGGTGCGCCGCTGCGAGAGCCTGCTGACGAGCCGCTGGCCGCCCACCGCGTCCCTGGCGGCCAAGGACTCTGCCAACGGCCACGGGTCCTGACGCCAGCCCGGATCAGCCCGGGGTGGTTACAGTCTGGCCACTGCCTCGCGTTCAGGAGTCCCATGGCGTCTGTTGCCCACCCTGCTGTCGCCGAACAGCCCACCGACACCACAGCAGCGCTGGCCGACGGACTTCCCGACTTTGGCTGCGCCGCCTACAAGGATGCCTACAGCCGCATCAACGCGATCGTGATCGAGGGCGAGCAGGAAGCCCACGACAACTACATCGCCCTGGGCACCCTGATCCCTGAGCAGGCGGAGGAGCTCGCCAAGCTGGCCCGCATGGAGCTCAAGCACATGAAGGGCTTCACCGCCTGTGCCAACAACCTGGGCGTCACGGCGGACATGCCCTTCGCCAAGGAGTTCTTCGCCCCGCTCCACGGCAACTTCCAGAAGGCCCTGGCCGAGGGCAAGGTGACCACCTGCCTGCTGATCCAGGCCATCCTGATCGAAGCCTTCGCCATTTCCGCCTATCACATCTACATCCCCGTTGCTGATCCCTTCGCCCGGCGGATCACCGAAGGGGTGGTGAAGGACGAATACACCCATCTGAATTACGGCCAGGAATGGCTCAAGGCCAACCTGGCCGAGGTGCGGGACGAACTGGAGCAGGCCAACCGCGACAATCTTCCCCTCGTGCGCAAGATGCTGGACCAGGTGGCAGGAGATGCGGCCGTGCTCCAGATGGACAAGGAGGATCTGATGGCCGATTTCCTCAGCTCCTACCAGGAAGCCCTCATGGACATCGGCTTCACGGGCCGCGAGATCGCCAAGCTGGCGGCTGCCGCTCTGGTCGGCTGACCGGCGGCCCCACGCTCCCATGGGAGGATGTAGCGTCCGCGACATCCTCCCGCATTCCGCATGTTCGGCCTGATCGGTCACTCAACCAGCTTTGAGGAGGCACGGGCGAAGGCTCGCTCCCTTGGTTTTGACGAGTACGCCGACGGTGACCTCGACATGTGGTGCGCGGCCCCTCCCCAGCTGGTGGAGAGGGTGGAGGTGACCAGCCGCACCGGCAAGGTCATCAAGGGGGCCTACATCGATTCGGTCTTCGTGCCCGAGATGCTGCGCCGTTTCAAGACGGCCAAGCGCAAGGTGCTCAAGGCCATGGAACTGGCGCAGCGCTCCGGCATCGACATCACGGCTCTGGGCGGGTTCACCTCGATCATCTTTGAGGACATGAACCTGCTGCGGGAGGAGCGGGTGAGCGCCGTTCACCTGGACTGGCAGCGCTTCACCACCGGCAATACCCACACGGCCTGGGTGATCTGCCAGCAGGTGGAGCGCAATGCCTCCCAGCTCGGCATCGATCTCTCCACCGCCAAGGTGGCGGTGGTGGGAGCCTCGGGCGACATCGGCAGTGCGGTCTGCCGCTGGCTGCAGCGCCGCGGTGTCGGTGATCTGCTGCTGGTGGCCCGGCGGCCCCAACCCCTGGTGGAGCTGCAGGAGAACCTGGGGGAGGGCAGGATCCTCGCGCTGGAGGAGGCCCTGCCGGAGGCCGACGTGGTGGTGTGGGTGGCCAGCCTGCCCCAGAGCCTGCAGATCGACACGACCACCCTGAAACGGCCCTGCCTGATGATCGATGGCGGTTACCCCAAGAACCTGGACGCCAAGGCCGCTGCCGAGGGCATCCACGTGCTCAAGGGCGGCATCGTGGAGTTCTGGCAGGACATCGGCTGGCAGATGATGGAAGTGGCCGAGATGGCCGTGCCCCAGCGCCAGATGTTCGCCTGCTTCGCCGAGGCCATGC
This portion of the Cyanobium sp. NIES-981 genome encodes:
- a CDS encoding long-chain acyl-[acyl-carrier-protein] reductase; the protein is MFGLIGHSTSFEEARAKARSLGFDEYADGDLDMWCAAPPQLVERVEVTSRTGKVIKGAYIDSVFVPEMLRRFKTAKRKVLKAMELAQRSGIDITALGGFTSIIFEDMNLLREERVSAVHLDWQRFTTGNTHTAWVICQQVERNASQLGIDLSTAKVAVVGASGDIGSAVCRWLQRRGVGDLLLVARRPQPLVELQENLGEGRILALEEALPEADVVVWVASLPQSLQIDTTTLKRPCLMIDGGYPKNLDAKAAAEGIHVLKGGIVEFWQDIGWQMMEVAEMAVPQRQMFACFAEAMLLDFEDLHTNFSWGRNNITLAAMDRIGEASLRHGFEALGLQHAGAVSPALAAA